A portion of the Bdellovibrio bacteriovorus genome contains these proteins:
- a CDS encoding Rieske 2Fe-2S domain-containing protein has translation MFGSADWISLGNTEELVKELETTGFLKEVTLQEKRIVISYHEGQFGAVHARCNHMGGPLAKGKLKKGCMECPWHYWEFHHQSGEAMNRAHEPLASHGGKLSTYPLKIESGILYINVAGETERIKPHYNPMQDVAREPKRAPGPIRVLGISTTAMDKEHPRYSTSEELLKSTLKKAETELGLETQFLALSELNFRHCEGFYSKSEKACTWPCSITKMDPKDEMVKIYEGLVHWADVVLLASPIRWGSASSLYYKMAERLNAVQNQITLRDRVLIKDKVAGFIITGGQDNIQAVAGHMLMFFGELGFISPPFPFVAHSLGWSSEDMEANMDIVQKSEYLHNQSYELLQRSVDLSRRTLNLI, from the coding sequence AGAATCGTTATTTCTTACCATGAAGGTCAATTCGGAGCTGTCCACGCGCGTTGCAATCATATGGGTGGGCCTTTAGCAAAAGGCAAACTGAAAAAAGGCTGCATGGAGTGCCCATGGCATTATTGGGAATTTCATCATCAATCCGGTGAGGCAATGAATCGTGCTCACGAGCCTCTTGCTTCCCACGGTGGAAAACTTTCCACTTATCCGTTGAAAATTGAATCAGGAATTTTGTACATCAATGTGGCCGGGGAAACTGAAAGAATCAAACCGCATTATAATCCGATGCAAGATGTGGCTCGCGAGCCGAAACGCGCGCCGGGGCCGATTCGCGTTTTGGGAATTTCAACAACGGCGATGGATAAAGAACATCCACGCTATTCAACTTCTGAAGAGCTATTAAAAAGCACGCTAAAGAAAGCCGAGACAGAATTAGGGTTGGAAACTCAATTCTTAGCTTTGTCGGAGCTTAACTTCAGGCATTGTGAAGGGTTTTATTCAAAATCAGAAAAAGCCTGCACGTGGCCCTGTTCGATCACGAAGATGGATCCGAAAGATGAAATGGTAAAAATCTATGAAGGCCTTGTTCATTGGGCCGATGTAGTTTTGCTTGCAAGCCCCATTCGTTGGGGATCCGCAAGTTCGCTGTACTATAAAATGGCAGAGCGCCTAAATGCCGTTCAAAACCAAATCACTTTACGCGATCGAGTGCTTATAAAAGATAAAGTGGCGGGGTTTATTATCACCGGTGGGCAAGATAATATTCAGGCCGTGGCCGGTCATATGTTGATGTTCTTTGGAGAGTTAGGATTTATCTCTCCCCCATTTCCATTTGTGGCGCATTCTTTGGGATGGTCGTCAGAAGACATGGAAGCGAACATGGATATCGTGCAAAAGAGTGAATACTTGCATAACCAATCTTATGAACTTCTGCAAAGATCCGTCGATCTTTCGCGACGGACCTTAAATTTAATTTAA